Proteins encoded in a region of the Campylobacter sp. RM16189 genome:
- the metK gene encoding methionine adenosyltransferase → MYLFTSEVVSPGHPDKCADIIADSIVDSILMQDPNGRVASEVFVAGKNIVIGGEINSKVKLSFKDYESIVKNALAKIGYDGKSNFTKEQCLHPDDIEVKVCINQQSSDINQGVDQASGEIGAGDQGIMFGFASCEAKEYMPAAITYARMLCDKVYKFAKANPDKLGVDIKTQVTIDYNSKDNFENCKPQSIHTIVVSAPCVESMKIEELRSLIGELIDDTGLPKELYNKDKTIIYINPTGRYVNHSSLHDSGLTGRKLIVDSFGGYAPIGGGAQSSKDYTKVDRSGLYAARWIAKNIVAAGLAKKCIVQLSYAIGLAKPTSISVDTMGTQISGLNDDILSNFVMQNFPLTPKWITQKFGLDKPGKDTFLYAKVAAKGQVGNAKYPWEKLDAIDTFKALIPHK, encoded by the coding sequence ATGTATTTATTTACATCTGAAGTAGTAAGTCCGGGGCATCCTGACAAATGCGCAGATATTATCGCTGATAGTATAGTAGATAGTATTTTAATGCAGGATCCAAACGGTAGGGTTGCAAGCGAGGTATTTGTAGCCGGTAAAAACATAGTAATCGGTGGTGAGATAAACTCAAAAGTTAAGCTCAGTTTTAAAGATTATGAAAGTATAGTCAAAAACGCTCTGGCCAAAATCGGATATGATGGTAAGTCAAATTTTACTAAAGAGCAGTGCTTGCATCCTGATGATATCGAGGTTAAGGTTTGTATAAATCAGCAAAGTAGCGATATAAATCAAGGCGTAGATCAAGCTAGCGGCGAGATAGGCGCAGGCGATCAAGGTATAATGTTTGGCTTTGCAAGTTGCGAAGCGAAAGAATATATGCCGGCAGCCATTACTTATGCAAGAATGCTTTGTGATAAAGTATATAAATTTGCTAAAGCAAATCCAGATAAGCTGGGTGTTGATATAAAGACTCAGGTTACAATTGATTATAATAGTAAGGATAACTTTGAAAACTGCAAACCGCAAAGCATACACACTATCGTTGTCTCAGCTCCTTGCGTAGAGAGTATGAAGATAGAAGAGCTTAGATCTCTTATTGGGGAGCTTATAGACGATACCGGTCTTCCAAAAGAGCTATATAATAAAGATAAGACAATAATTTATATAAACCCAACAGGCAGATATGTAAATCACAGCTCGCTTCACGATAGCGGACTAACGGGCAGAAAGCTTATCGTAGATAGCTTTGGCGGATACGCTCCTATAGGTGGCGGCGCACAGAGTTCAAAAGACTATACGAAGGTTGATCGAAGCGGACTATATGCTGCCAGATGGATAGCTAAAAATATCGTTGCGGCAGGACTTGCTAAAAAATGTATCGTTCAGCTAAGCTACGCTATCGGACTTGCTAAGCCAACATCTATTAGCGTAGATACAATGGGAACTCAGATAAGCGGATTGAATGATGATATTTTATCAAATTTCGTTATGCAAAATTTCCCTTTAACTCCAAAATGGATAACTCAAAAATTTGGACTTGATAAACCCGGCAAAGATACGTTTTTATACGCAAAAGTTGCAGCAAAAGGGCAGGTTGGAAATGCGAAGTATCCGTGGGAGAAGCTAGACGCCATAGATACATTTAAAGCTTTAATTCCACATAAATAA
- a CDS encoding UvrD-helicase domain-containing protein, which translates to MRDILDSLNEEQKRAATHLDGAMLILAGAGSGKTKTITTRLVYLISEVGIDPTSTLTLTFTNKAANEMRTRAINMLSENNKNFTPLLCTFHKFGLLFLKFYIDRLSRKNSFVIIDTDDKKRILKSFESSIATSILSSEISNFKNSLLSVEDVISSTNLFGNNEKHKDGYYSKIANIYKRYEEYLNTNNLVDFDDLLSLTYKILDENEDLANEISQRYRYIMVDEYQDTNDLQYKLLKKLCKTHENICVVGDDDQSIYGWRGAKIENILNFKDQFKDTKIIRLEQNYRSTNSILKAANELIDHNRNRLGKKLISTKESGEDIVFMESSDETMESGKIAKSIKELLAKGVDASQIAILYRINALSRSLEEGLNKEKIPYKMVGGVKFYERAEVKDVISYLRLVANENDDFSLKRIINRPKRGLGKVSITKIEKIAYENKISLFESISTLDEKDEAFSKKTISALNDFTSGIKELKECGSLYELIDKLESKFGIKKYYESLPDGAERVANIDEFYAMIKDQIKQNPEFELEEFLNELALASEQDAISDKAISIMSIHASKGLEFDHLFVIGLEEGFFPLIGDGSDIEEERRLAYVAITRAKKTLVLSCVNSRFYKGQRTRLERSRFLSEAGICTGSLIIQPQATSEYKKGDLVKHKIFGIGRVTGISKIKKDLKLTINFGGIERDIMSNFVEKVV; encoded by the coding sequence ATGCGAGATATCCTAGATAGTTTAAACGAAGAACAAAAAAGAGCTGCCACTCATTTAGATGGAGCTATGTTGATTTTAGCAGGTGCCGGAAGTGGAAAGACAAAGACTATAACGACAAGGCTTGTCTATCTAATAAGCGAAGTTGGAATAGATCCCACTAGTACGCTTACTCTTACTTTTACAAATAAAGCCGCTAATGAAATGCGAACCAGAGCCATTAATATGCTATCTGAAAATAACAAAAATTTTACTCCATTGCTCTGCACTTTTCATAAATTTGGACTCTTGTTTTTAAAATTTTATATAGACAGACTCTCTCGTAAAAACAGCTTTGTCATAATCGACACCGATGATAAAAAAAGAATACTAAAAAGCTTTGAAAGCTCAATCGCAACATCGATATTATCAAGTGAAATATCAAATTTCAAAAACTCCCTTTTAAGCGTAGAAGATGTTATCTCGAGCACCAATTTATTTGGCAATAACGAAAAACACAAAGATGGCTATTACTCAAAAATAGCAAATATATACAAACGGTATGAAGAGTATTTAAATACAAATAATTTAGTCGATTTTGACGATCTGCTCTCGCTAACTTATAAAATTTTAGACGAAAACGAAGATCTTGCAAATGAAATTTCACAAAGATATCGCTATATAATGGTAGATGAGTATCAAGACACCAATGATTTGCAATACAAACTTCTCAAAAAACTTTGCAAAACTCACGAAAATATCTGCGTAGTAGGAGATGACGATCAAAGCATCTATGGCTGGAGAGGCGCAAAGATAGAAAATATCCTAAATTTCAAAGACCAATTTAAAGATACAAAAATAATCAGGCTAGAGCAAAACTACCGCTCAACAAACTCTATCCTAAAAGCTGCAAATGAGCTAATTGATCATAATAGAAACCGTCTTGGCAAAAAGCTAATTAGCACCAAAGAGAGCGGAGAAGATATAGTATTTATGGAATCATCCGACGAAACCATGGAATCCGGCAAGATAGCAAAAAGCATCAAAGAGCTACTTGCAAAAGGCGTAGATGCAAGCCAAATAGCCATATTATACCGTATAAACGCACTCTCTCGCTCCCTTGAAGAGGGTCTTAATAAGGAAAAAATACCGTATAAGATGGTTGGCGGTGTAAAATTTTATGAAAGAGCGGAAGTAAAAGATGTTATTAGCTATCTTAGGCTAGTCGCCAACGAAAACGATGACTTTTCGTTAAAACGCATAATAAACCGTCCAAAACGCGGTCTTGGTAAAGTAAGCATAACCAAGATTGAGAAGATAGCTTATGAAAATAAAATTTCTCTATTTGAGTCAATATCTACTCTGGATGAAAAAGATGAAGCCTTTAGCAAAAAAACAATATCTGCTCTAAACGATTTTACAAGCGGTATAAAAGAGCTAAAGGAATGCGGCTCTTTATATGAACTAATTGATAAACTAGAGTCTAAATTCGGTATTAAAAAATATTACGAGAGTCTTCCTGACGGTGCTGAAAGAGTAGCAAATATCGATGAATTTTACGCGATGATCAAAGATCAAATCAAGCAAAATCCGGAATTTGAACTAGAAGAGTTCTTAAACGAACTTGCTTTAGCCAGCGAACAAGACGCCATAAGCGATAAGGCTATCTCTATAATGAGTATTCACGCAAGCAAAGGGCTTGAATTTGATCATCTTTTTGTAATCGGGCTTGAAGAGGGATTTTTCCCGCTAATAGGAGACGGAAGCGATATAGAAGAGGAGAGAAGATTGGCTTACGTGGCAATAACAAGGGCTAAAAAAACTCTTGTTCTAAGCTGCGTAAATTCAAGATTTTATAAAGGACAAAGAACAAGACTTGAAAGAAGCAGGTTTTTAAGCGAGGCAGGAATCTGCACAGGAAGCCTAATTATCCAGCCTCAAGCCACGAGCGAATATAAAAAAGGTGACTTGGTAAAACACAAGATATTTGGCATAGGACGAGTCACTGGCATAAGCAAGATCAAAAAAGATCTAAAGCTAACTATAAATTTTGGCGGTATAGAGCGAGATATAATGTCAAATTTTGTAGAAAAAGTTGTATGA
- a CDS encoding M3 family oligoendopeptidase, with protein sequence MTTWDLTPLFKNEKELEKSALSLKDECKKFEKKYLETFLDLSTDQFLQAFDEYEKLLSKLSKVTTYAFLVFAKDTSKGAFYAKFEEIATKAHENLLFFELKFNEFDDKKQQAIIKASKNNGYYLSNVAKTKTHQLSLKEEQVLLRTASTGADGFARLFDETMSNMKFKFQGKLLSEEEILSKLHDKDRNVRKAAAKSLSSELSRHQHLLGYIYNMIKTNLKTSCELRNFSSPEEPRHESNQISKKSVDALIKTTEANFSLVSKFYDKKRKILGFKKLYDYDRYAPLDEGRKYEFNECKEIVLKAFNDFSPKFGKIAQKAFDEGWIDAYPTTNKRGGAFSHSGSLDAHPYVLLNHTDGRRDLFTLAHELGHAIHQNLSYKVGYLNSDTPLTTAETASVFCEMLVFDYVKKELSDKDKISLLAGKIEDIFATLYRQINFTTFERRVHSHEGEISLDELNKIWLEESKKMFGKSVTLNDYYKIWWSYIPHFIHTPFYCYAYSYAQLLVLAIFGLYKSGKCKNFVQIYTEFLSLGGSQSPKDMVAKFGFDIEDSKFWNIGINEVKKLVKEFEEL encoded by the coding sequence ATGACAACATGGGATTTAACTCCACTTTTTAAAAACGAAAAAGAGCTTGAAAAGAGCGCACTAAGCCTAAAAGATGAGTGCAAAAAATTTGAAAAAAAATATTTGGAAACCTTTTTAGATTTAAGCACAGATCAGTTTTTGCAAGCGTTTGATGAGTATGAGAAATTACTATCGAAGCTATCAAAGGTAACAACTTATGCATTTTTAGTATTTGCAAAAGATACAAGTAAGGGTGCTTTTTATGCTAAATTTGAAGAGATTGCAACAAAGGCTCATGAAAATTTACTATTTTTTGAGCTTAAATTTAATGAATTTGACGACAAAAAGCAGCAAGCTATAATCAAGGCATCAAAAAATAACGGATATTATCTAAGCAATGTAGCCAAAACCAAGACACACCAACTAAGCCTAAAAGAGGAGCAGGTTTTACTTCGCACAGCTAGCACTGGAGCAGATGGATTTGCAAGGCTATTTGACGAGACTATGAGTAATATGAAGTTTAAATTTCAAGGCAAACTTTTAAGCGAAGAGGAAATTTTAAGCAAGCTTCACGACAAAGACAGAAATGTAAGAAAAGCGGCCGCCAAAAGCCTGAGTAGCGAACTATCTCGTCACCAGCATCTGCTTGGCTATATATACAATATGATAAAAACTAATCTAAAAACAAGTTGCGAATTAAGAAATTTTAGCTCTCCTGAAGAGCCTAGACACGAAAGCAACCAGATAAGTAAGAAAAGCGTGGACGCACTTATAAAAACAACCGAGGCGAATTTCTCTTTGGTCAGTAAATTTTATGATAAAAAACGCAAAATTTTAGGCTTTAAAAAACTATATGACTATGATAGGTATGCACCGCTCGATGAGGGTAGAAAATATGAATTTAACGAATGCAAAGAGATAGTCTTAAAGGCGTTTAACGACTTTAGCCCGAAATTTGGCAAAATTGCTCAAAAAGCTTTTGATGAGGGCTGGATAGATGCTTATCCTACGACAAATAAAAGAGGTGGGGCATTTTCACACTCAGGCTCATTAGATGCTCATCCTTACGTGCTTTTAAATCATACGGACGGAAGAAGAGATCTATTTACTCTAGCTCACGAGCTGGGTCATGCCATACATCAAAATTTATCTTACAAAGTTGGTTATCTAAACTCGGATACGCCGCTTACTACGGCTGAAACCGCTTCGGTATTTTGTGAAATGCTAGTGTTTGATTACGTTAAAAAAGAGCTAAGCGACAAAGATAAAATTTCGCTTCTTGCAGGCAAGATAGAAGACATTTTTGCCACGCTTTATCGCCAGATAAATTTTACCACCTTTGAGCGCAGAGTCCATTCTCACGAAGGCGAAATTTCGCTTGATGAGCTAAATAAAATTTGGCTTGAAGAGAGCAAAAAGATGTTTGGCAAAAGCGTTACTCTAAATGATTATTATAAAATTTGGTGGAGTTATATCCCGCACTTCATACACACGCCGTTTTACTGCTATGCCTACTCTTATGCGCAGCTTTTGGTCCTTGCTATCTTTGGGCTTTACAAGAGCGGCAAATGTAAAAATTTCGTGCAAATTTACACTGAATTTTTAAGTCTTGGCGGAAGCCAAAGCCCAAAAGATATGGTTGCGAAATTTGGCTTTGACATAGAGGACTCAAAATTTTGGAACATAGGAATAAATGAAGTTAAAAAATTAGTTAAAGAATTTGAGGAGTTATAA
- a CDS encoding apolipoprotein N-acyltransferase — MKLKNCLLALYSLVKNFLIKYFSTKIIRKAFFSAFLISNFIFVSIFELAILNFISPFLAIYGFYTLLKFSKYEFFTTGFFVGILWFYWISFSLAYYGFGYLIPLEILFIGIVYGFMFFIAAIPAQIWLRAILLILISNLHPFNFNWLNFEAIFIVGIFKPNLYGLIFIFAAILSLFYIKKKLKFLAFIALLLFAVQYNDNKAKILPFEVALTNTNVPQALKWEKSLKNEFINQNLKMIDEAINEGKRAIIMPESVFPTFMTHERNLVAELKEKSQKIAIVAGALAYENGQSYNSTFLFDKGEMKRFDKFVLVPFGEEIPLPNFMKNLINELFFDGSKDFKTANSVSDYEIEGIKIRNAICYEATRDELFKGEFDVMIAITNNGWFVPSTEPNLQRLLIKYYTTKYNKTIYHSVNGSKSEIITPKESLIKKILDSRS; from the coding sequence ATGAAGCTAAAAAATTGCCTTCTTGCATTGTATTCCTTAGTGAAAAATTTTTTAATCAAATATTTTAGCACTAAAATTATAAGAAAAGCCTTTTTTAGTGCTTTTTTGATATCAAATTTTATATTTGTCTCGATTTTTGAATTAGCAATATTAAATTTCATATCCCCTTTTCTTGCCATTTACGGATTTTATACGCTTCTTAAATTTAGCAAATATGAATTTTTTACGACAGGATTTTTTGTAGGAATTTTATGGTTTTATTGGATTAGCTTTAGCCTTGCGTATTATGGATTTGGCTATCTTATTCCGCTTGAAATTTTATTTATAGGCATTGTGTATGGATTTATGTTTTTTATCGCGGCAATTCCTGCTCAAATTTGGCTTAGAGCTATTTTGCTGATTTTAATTTCAAATTTGCACCCGTTTAATTTCAACTGGCTAAATTTTGAGGCGATATTTATAGTTGGAATTTTTAAACCGAATTTATACGGGCTTATCTTTATATTTGCTGCGATTTTATCACTATTTTATATAAAAAAAAAGCTTAAATTTTTAGCTTTTATCGCGCTTTTACTTTTTGCGGTTCAGTATAACGATAACAAGGCTAAAATTTTGCCTTTTGAAGTTGCTCTTACAAATACAAACGTACCTCAAGCTTTAAAGTGGGAAAAGTCGCTTAAAAATGAGTTCATAAACCAAAATTTAAAGATGATAGATGAAGCAATAAACGAAGGCAAAAGAGCTATAATCATGCCTGAGAGCGTATTTCCGACATTTATGACGCACGAGCGAAATTTAGTAGCTGAGCTTAAAGAAAAATCCCAAAAGATCGCTATCGTTGCAGGAGCACTTGCCTATGAAAACGGGCAAAGTTACAACTCGACTTTTTTATTTGATAAAGGTGAGATGAAGCGATTTGATAAATTTGTGCTAGTACCATTCGGCGAGGAAATTCCGCTTCCAAATTTTATGAAAAATTTGATAAACGAGCTATTTTTTGACGGCAGCAAAGATTTCAAAACTGCAAATTCGGTTAGCGACTACGAGATAGAGGGAATTAAAATTCGCAATGCAATCTGTTATGAAGCTACGCGAGATGAACTGTTTAAAGGCGAATTTGACGTGATGATAGCTATTACAAACAACGGTTGGTTCGTGCCCTCAACCGAGCCAAATTTACAACGCCTTTTGATTAAATATTACACCACTAAATACAATAAAACAATTTATCACAGCGTAAACGGCTCAAAAAGCGAGATCATAACTCCAAAAGAGAGTTTGATAAAGAAAATTTTAGATAGTAGATCTTAA
- the secD gene encoding protein translocase subunit SecD: MRSAKVTYRLVIFLIALIFGIGFSAPSFLQTDGGSKINLGLDLQGGLYMLLGVETQEAIHSKVKSVASGINYYAGKEDILIDNFKIKEEHVSFELLDNDDQNKIDGMLKEIEGLDVQKEGLKYTIRLTETEQSHTIEYAINQAVETIRNRLDQFGLAEPTVARQGKENILVELPGVKTQADEQRARELIAKAAHLQLMALDEKRQLRANILSAAEAESYGVIVYPDVKSDQMKYTVKNIPVLDGSMLTDARVAFDQRTNAPIINFTLNAEGARIFGDFTGANVGKRLAIVLDGRVYSAPVINERIGGGSGQISGGFSVEEAHDLAIALRSGALLAPVKMLEKRSIGPSLGADSINQSMMALAGAGVLVVLFMIAYYGFAGILANLALVANILILVAVMAMFGATLTLPGMAGIVLTVGMAVDANVIINERIREFLRDGQGVALSVRKGYENAMSAIVDANLTSIITSVVLYAYGTGPVKGFAVTMSIGIVASMLTAILGTRGMFDTIMDKIEKSGNTKIWFGYKRG; this comes from the coding sequence ATGCGTAGCGCCAAGGTAACATATAGACTCGTTATCTTTCTAATAGCTCTAATTTTTGGCATAGGTTTTTCAGCTCCTTCGTTTTTACAGACAGATGGTGGATCTAAGATAAATTTAGGACTTGACCTTCAAGGAGGTCTATATATGCTTCTTGGCGTAGAAACACAAGAGGCCATACACTCCAAAGTCAAATCCGTGGCCTCTGGTATAAATTACTATGCGGGCAAAGAAGATATTTTGATAGATAACTTTAAAATAAAAGAGGAGCATGTAAGCTTTGAACTTTTAGATAACGATGATCAAAATAAGATAGATGGGATGCTGAAAGAGATTGAGGGGCTTGATGTCCAAAAAGAAGGACTCAAATACACTATTAGACTAACTGAGACTGAGCAGTCTCATACGATTGAGTATGCGATAAATCAAGCCGTTGAGACTATTAGAAATAGGCTTGATCAGTTTGGTTTGGCCGAGCCAACGGTCGCGAGGCAGGGTAAAGAAAATATCTTAGTCGAGCTTCCGGGCGTGAAAACTCAGGCTGACGAGCAACGTGCAAGAGAGCTGATCGCTAAGGCTGCGCATTTGCAGCTGATGGCGCTTGATGAAAAAAGACAGTTGCGGGCAAACATTCTAAGCGCAGCAGAGGCTGAAAGCTATGGTGTAATCGTTTATCCGGATGTTAAAAGCGATCAAATGAAATATACCGTAAAAAATATTCCCGTGCTTGATGGCTCAATGCTAACGGATGCTAGAGTGGCTTTTGATCAGCGAACTAACGCCCCAATTATAAATTTTACGTTAAATGCCGAAGGAGCTAGGATATTTGGAGATTTTACGGGTGCAAATGTAGGAAAAAGACTTGCTATAGTGCTTGATGGTAGAGTGTATTCAGCACCTGTGATAAATGAGCGTATAGGCGGTGGAAGTGGCCAGATAAGCGGAGGCTTTAGTGTAGAAGAGGCTCATGATCTTGCTATTGCGCTTAGAAGCGGTGCACTTTTAGCTCCGGTAAAGATGCTTGAAAAGAGAAGTATCGGACCAAGCCTAGGTGCTGATAGTATCAATCAAAGTATGATGGCTCTCGCAGGTGCAGGTGTTCTTGTGGTGCTATTCATGATAGCTTATTATGGGTTTGCAGGAATTTTGGCAAATTTAGCCTTAGTCGCGAACATCCTTATTTTGGTTGCGGTTATGGCTATGTTTGGAGCTACCTTGACTCTGCCTGGAATGGCTGGTATAGTGCTTACGGTAGGCATGGCTGTCGATGCGAATGTAATTATAAATGAGCGTATAAGGGAGTTTTTAAGAGATGGGCAGGGTGTAGCCTTAAGTGTGAGAAAGGGCTATGAAAATGCCATGAGTGCTATTGTAGATGCGAATTTAACTTCGATTATAACCTCTGTTGTTTTGTATGCATACGGCACGGGTCCTGTCAAGGGCTTTGCCGTAACCATGAGTATAGGTATAGTGGCTTCTATGCTAACTGCTATTTTAGGTACTCGAGGCATGTTTGATACTATAATGGATAAGATAGAGAAGAGCGGAAATACCAAAATTTGGTTTGGATACAAGAGAGGGTAA
- the yajC gene encoding preprotein translocase subunit YajC: MQEGNFLASLLPLIVLFAIFYFLVIRPQQKQQKEHQKMLAALQKGDKIITSGGLYCEVIKPEDDFIKVKLNDDVIVRIGREFVARKIETKVNA, encoded by the coding sequence ATGCAAGAAGGCAATTTTTTAGCTTCATTACTACCTCTGATCGTGCTTTTCGCGATTTTTTACTTTTTGGTTATCAGACCGCAGCAAAAACAGCAAAAAGAGCATCAAAAGATGCTTGCAGCCCTACAAAAAGGCGATAAGATTATTACTTCGGGCGGACTTTACTGCGAAGTTATCAAACCTGAAGATGATTTTATCAAAGTTAAACTTAATGACGATGTAATAGTGCGTATCGGACGCGAGTTTGTCGCTAGAAAAATCGAGACTAAAGTAAATGCGTAG
- a CDS encoding LysR family transcriptional regulator, with protein MINDFSKIYTFMEIVKERSFSKASKTLGISQPAVTLQIKKLEEILQATLIMRKKNGIILTREGEKFYKLCLRFESAMFRFKDEISHIKNDKAPLIISTTQLIGETFVPLLLDKISQTADAELDIRIKEQNDLIPHLKDRRSDIAMVLDQSYDENLIVKKLFDYEIILVSNKKLVDSIKPEELYKYKLIKDRTKYYLNDIFVKYGINYNDLKSAYVLDGSIMVKRAILNNFAEDYVAFLPKFLIEDHLKNEKLFEIKINRIKLTRSVYVAVLKENEDILNSFLKIKNSFNF; from the coding sequence ATGATTAATGATTTTAGCAAAATTTACACTTTTATGGAGATAGTTAAAGAGAGGAGCTTTTCTAAGGCTTCAAAGACTCTTGGTATATCTCAGCCTGCTGTTACGCTTCAAATAAAAAAACTAGAAGAGATTTTACAAGCAACTCTAATAATGCGTAAAAAAAATGGAATAATTTTAACTAGAGAGGGTGAAAAATTTTATAAACTTTGTCTTAGATTTGAAAGTGCAATGTTTAGATTTAAAGATGAAATTTCTCATATCAAAAATGACAAAGCTCCACTTATAATATCAACCACTCAGCTTATCGGAGAAACTTTTGTGCCTTTATTGCTTGATAAAATTTCGCAAACTGCCGATGCGGAGCTTGACATAAGAATAAAAGAGCAAAACGATCTAATTCCACATTTAAAGGATAGAAGAAGCGATATTGCAATGGTTTTAGATCAGTCTTATGATGAAAATCTGATAGTTAAAAAGCTTTTTGATTATGAGATTATTTTAGTTTCCAATAAAAAACTGGTTGACTCTATTAAGCCCGAAGAGCTTTATAAATACAAATTGATAAAAGATCGCACAAAATACTATCTTAATGATATTTTCGTAAAATACGGAATAAATTACAATGATTTAAAAAGTGCTTATGTATTAGACGGTTCAATAATGGTAAAAAGAGCAATTTTAAATAATTTTGCTGAAGATTATGTTGCCTTTTTGCCTAAATTTTTAATAGAAGATCATCTAAAAAACGAAAAACTTTTTGAGATCAAAATCAATAGAATAAAGCTTACGCGCTCAGTTTATGTAGCGGTACTTAAAGAGAATGAAGACATATTAAATAGCTTTTTAAAGATAAAAAATAGCTTTAATTTTTAA
- the sstT gene encoding serine/threonine transporter SstT: MSGFSNIAKRFADGNLIVQILIGIIVGAIFGFWGNASGSEFADKILNGISVLGNLFVGALKAVAPILVFVLVATSIITKEFGEAKGMSKIVALYLIGTFLAAVVAVAASFMFPVELVLKGVETATMSAPQNVIDVLKDLIFKMVQNPVQALSTGNYIGIITWAVGGGIAMRGCSSETKKVFMDVSDGVTRIVRFVIRLAPFGIFGLVAISIHETGFAALAGYMKLIAVLVGAMLFVAFVVNPIIVFVVTKKNPYPLIMTCVRESAVTAFFTRSSAANIPVNMALCKKLGLREELYSISIPLGATINMAGAAVTISVLALAAVNSIDHITVSFADALLLSFISAIGACGASGVAGGSLLLVPLACALFGINNDIAMQVVAVGFIIGVIQDSVETAVNSSSDVVFTAIASETIK; this comes from the coding sequence ATGAGTGGATTTAGCAATATCGCTAAGCGTTTTGCCGATGGAAATTTGATTGTTCAAATACTAATCGGTATCATTGTCGGTGCTATTTTTGGCTTTTGGGGGAATGCAAGCGGAAGTGAATTCGCCGACAAAATTCTAAACGGCATTTCCGTTCTTGGAAATTTATTCGTAGGTGCCTTAAAGGCTGTCGCTCCTATTTTGGTCTTTGTATTGGTTGCTACATCAATTATTACTAAAGAGTTTGGCGAAGCAAAAGGCATGTCAAAGATTGTCGCATTGTATCTAATTGGAACTTTTTTGGCAGCTGTAGTCGCAGTTGCAGCTAGCTTTATGTTTCCGGTTGAACTCGTTTTAAAAGGTGTAGAAACAGCAACTATGAGTGCGCCTCAAAACGTAATAGACGTATTAAAAGACCTCATTTTTAAAATGGTTCAAAATCCAGTACAGGCCCTAAGTACAGGCAATTATATAGGTATCATTACTTGGGCTGTGGGTGGCGGTATAGCCATGAGAGGCTGCTCAAGTGAGACCAAAAAAGTATTTATGGATGTAAGTGATGGCGTGACAAGAATTGTTAGATTCGTAATCCGCTTAGCTCCATTTGGAATTTTTGGTCTTGTTGCTATTAGTATCCACGAGACAGGATTTGCGGCTCTAGCGGGATATATGAAATTAATTGCGGTTTTAGTTGGTGCAATGCTATTTGTGGCATTTGTTGTAAACCCTATTATTGTATTTGTGGTAACCAAAAAAAATCCATATCCGCTTATAATGACTTGCGTAAGAGAGAGCGCCGTAACTGCGTTTTTCACAAGAAGCTCGGCTGCAAACATACCTGTAAATATGGCGCTTTGTAAAAAGTTAGGACTTAGAGAGGAGCTTTACTCTATATCCATACCTTTAGGGGCCACTATAAATATGGCAGGAGCTGCGGTAACCATCAGCGTTTTAGCCCTTGCTGCAGTAAATTCCATAGATCATATAACTGTTAGTTTTGCAGACGCCTTGCTTCTTAGCTTTATTTCTGCGATAGGCGCTTGCGGAGCTTCTGGAGTTGCTGGCGGATCGTTACTTTTGGTTCCTCTTGCTTGCGCACTTTTTGGAATAAATAACGATATAGCGATGCAGGTTGTTGCCGTAGGCTTTATAATAGGAGTTATTCAAGACTCTGTAGAAACTGCGGTAAATAGCTCTTCAGACGTTGTATTTACAGCTATAGCTTCAGAAACAATAAAATAA